DNA sequence from the Ochotona princeps isolate mOchPri1 chromosome 5, mOchPri1.hap1, whole genome shotgun sequence genome:
gaggggagcGGGCTTTGTGTGGGTGAGGGGGGGTGCTAGGTGCCAGTAAGTGACCATGGGTAATCAGACCAAAACCCAGCTGCCAGGGTGCCACTGGCCCAGCTGGGGATGCTGACCTGTCCCCCACCATGGCTGCAGTGGGGGCCCCTGTGCGTGCTGGACACGGCCACCCTGCCTGGCCACCGCTCCATGAATCCCTGCCCTGTGCGTGACGCCAGCACCGGTaccatcttcctcttcttcattgCTGTGCGCGGTCGCACTCCTGAAACTCTGCAGATACGCACAGGCAAGAATGCCGCCCGCCTCTGCTGCGTGGTCAGCCGCGATGCTGGCCTTAAGTGGGGAGGTGCCCAGGACCTCACCAAGCAGGCCATAGGTGACGCCGAGCAGGGTAGGTGTGGGGGGCAACAGGAAGTCTCCAGCCTACCCACTCTGTACCTTTCCCCAGCCGTGACACATTGGAGGGGTGAAGAAATCCCCTGCTAATATCCCACACCCCCACTCTAAGAACCCACCTCCATACCCCACCCCACATACACATCTCTGAGACCCCACATCCCTCATAGCCCACATCCCTTACCCCACACCTATCACACCCCTCATACTCCACACCCATCACATCCCACACCCCTATACCCTCACGCACTCATACCCTACACCCCAACAACTCTCCCACCCCTCATGCCCCTCACACCCCTCACACCCCATATCCCTCACATCCCACACCCTTCATATCCCACACCTCTCCTACCCCACACCCCTCACACCCTACCCCTCACACCCCACCCCCTCACACCCCTCATATTCCACACCCCTCATACCCCTCATACCCCTCACACACCACACCCCTCATATCCCACACCCCTCATATCCCACACCCCTCTTACCCCACATCCTCATACCTCACACCCTCATACCCCACATCCATTCTACCACACAGCTTATACCCCACACCCTTCATACCCTCACACTCCAACCCCAGACCCTCACACCCCTCCTACTCCACACTTCTCATACCTCATACCCTTCCAACTTCATGTCCCTCATACCCCACTCCCCTCCTACCCCATATTCCCTGAGGCCCCCACAGCCCCCTGAGACTTCCACACTCCTCCTAAGGCCCAGTTCCTACTGCCCATCTGTCTGGATGCCCTGGTGGCCAACCtcatggccttggccttggccaccAGCTCTCAGACCAAGTTCTTGGCTGCATGGGCTCCTGGGTTCCTGTGATGGCCATGGCAGGCTAGCCCAGCCAGGAAGATCTCAGAGTAGAGGGGTGGCTGCCTAACACCTGACCCTGAGTACACCTGAACCCAAGTGCTCCTGTTTGCAACACccccaactccacctgcccctgtgtcCACAGGCTGGGCCACCTTCGCCGTGGGCCCAGGCCATGGTGtacagctgagctctggccgccTGCTGGTGCCTGCGTACACCTACCGTGTGGATGGCCGCGAGTGCTTCGGGCACATATGTCGTACCAGCCCCCATGCCTTCGCCTTCTTCAGTGATGACCATGGCCACACCTGGCACTGCAGTAGCCTTGTGCCCAACCTGCGCTCGGGTGAATGCCAGCTGGCGGCGCTGGGTGGAGGCCTGCTCTATTGCAATGCCCGCAGTCCCCTGGGCCATCGCCTGCAGGCCCTGAGTACCGATGAGGGCAGCTCCTTCCTAGCCGGCCAGCTGGTGCCCAGCTTGCCTGAGACCGCCCGGGGATGCCAGGGTAGCATCCTAGGCTTCCCAGCCCCGTCCCCTGGCAGGAGTGCTCCTGATGAGCCAGAGTCCCCAGAAGATGAGGAAATCCCTGGTGGGGACCTCTCCTGGCTGCTGTATTCTCACCCCACGGGGCACAGGGCACGTCTGCACATGGGCATCCGCCTGAGCCGCTCGCCGCCAGATCCCCGCAGCTGGACAGAGCCCTGGGTTATCTATGAGGGCCCAAGTGGCTATTCCGACCTGGCCTGCCTTGGGCCAGTCCCCAGAGGCACACTGGGCTTTGCCTGTCTGTTTGAGAGTGGGGCCAGAGTCTCCTATGAGGAGGTCTCCTTTTGCGAGTTCTCACTGCATGATGTCCTGGAGAATGTGCCTCCTGACCATGTGAACGAGGCAGCCGGACACTGCTGGCCCTGCTGACAGCCCAGGATGGGCAATGTCTGATAGGTGGGTCAGGACTGGCTTCCTTCCAGGGTGACCCAGGAGAGTACACAGGGATGGGGTAGGCACGTCTGACTCCATTCTGACTTACTGCGTCCACCCAAGGAGGGGCTCCTGCCCCAATCACTCCCAGGACCCCATGTCTTTCCACCCCAGCCAGACAGCCCCCAGACCCAGGTGAAGCCTGGGTGAGTCACAGGAGGGTGTACTGATCCGCGTAGGAGGGGTTTGGGGCCTGGCTGAGGTCAGAGGCCACCAGGGACAGAGGATCTGACCCAGGAGGGGAGTGACAGGCAATGGCTAGGAGCTGGCCACCAGGGGGCTGTGAAGATCCTCCTGTCCAACCCTCACCCCAAACTTGAGCCTTCCAGAGACACATGGACCTACACTGCACACTGATCCtctgcagggttagggttagccctgtCCTTCCCGTGGCTGCCTGCCTGGCTCCAATGGGTACCATTTGTTTGTCTTAGGGTGTAAATTAAGGTAACTTGAGAAAGTCTGtggaggggccagcactgaggGCAGGGGGCTAAGCTGCCACatgcagttctggcatcccataggagcacccaTTGGAgttccagcggctccacttctgatccagctccctgtttacggcctgggaaagcagtggaggacggtctgTGTGCTGGGGCCCTTGCACaactatgggagacctggctgaaatcccaggttcctgccttgggcctgggccagccctgcaaTGACAGTCGTCTgaagagtggaccagcaaatgccGAATCTTCCTCTATGCCTTA
Encoded proteins:
- the NEU4 gene encoding sialidase-4 isoform X2, with the protein product MGPTPMPARKVLFQQERTGLTYRVPALLPVPPGPTLLAFAEQRLSPDDSHAHHLVLRRGTRAGSLVQWGPLCVLDTATLPGHRSMNPCPVRDASTGTIFLFFIAVRGRTPETLQIRTGKNAARLCCVVSRDAGLKWGGAQDLTKQAIGDAEQGWATFAVGPGHGVQLSSGRLLVPAYTYRVDGRECFGHICRTSPHAFAFFSDDHGHTWHCSSLVPNLRSGECQLAALGGGLLYCNARSPLGHRLQALSTDEGSSFLAGQLVPSLPETARGCQGSILGFPAPSPGRSAPDEPESPEDEEIPGGDLSWLLYSHPTGHRARLHMGIRLSRSPPDPRSWTEPWVIYEGPSGYSDLACLGPVPRGTLGFACLFESGARVSYEEVSFCEFSLHDVLENVPPDHVNEAAGHCWPC
- the NEU4 gene encoding sialidase-4 isoform X1; its protein translation is MQPSARTMGPTPMPARKVLFQQERTGLTYRVPALLPVPPGPTLLAFAEQRLSPDDSHAHHLVLRRGTRAGSLVQWGPLCVLDTATLPGHRSMNPCPVRDASTGTIFLFFIAVRGRTPETLQIRTGKNAARLCCVVSRDAGLKWGGAQDLTKQAIGDAEQGWATFAVGPGHGVQLSSGRLLVPAYTYRVDGRECFGHICRTSPHAFAFFSDDHGHTWHCSSLVPNLRSGECQLAALGGGLLYCNARSPLGHRLQALSTDEGSSFLAGQLVPSLPETARGCQGSILGFPAPSPGRSAPDEPESPEDEEIPGGDLSWLLYSHPTGHRARLHMGIRLSRSPPDPRSWTEPWVIYEGPSGYSDLACLGPVPRGTLGFACLFESGARVSYEEVSFCEFSLHDVLENVPPDHVNEAAGHCWPC